TAAGTCTCACTTTCCCAAACCATGCTGCAACACACAAGACAACTGGGCCATTGATAAATTCCACTTTCTCCAGATTCTCTTGATCAACAATCTGAAGAAAAATGCATCTATCTAGTTAGCGTGCATCtaaatcaatttcttttcagTATTCACTCTATTTCTTGGGACAAAAGTGTCTTttcaatgttcttaattgattCTTTGGAAGCCATAGAATACACTACCCCAAAAGAAAATTGTGTGTTGATGATGGATCTTGCTGCTAACTGAAATTGGtgcataaaaaagaaaaaaacagcATTTTGAGTTGCCTGGATATTCTTTCAAGTTTCAATTCACGTTACTCCTTCTATATATGTGTAAGTGCAGACAATTTTGTTCCATTACACGCAAATCAGGAATATCCAAATAtgccgaccccacttagtgggacaaggctttgttgttgttgttgttatccAAATATGAAATTTCTCGAAGttacttatattaaaaatttgtccAACATtgttatttataataataactaGAACCATAATCATGTTAAATCATCTAATGAATTCTCAGGATCATccatagaaagaaaaaggaCAACAGCAATGAAAGGAAATCAAATTTCCCTGACCAATTATGCAACTAATATCTTTAGCAATAATCATATTGCACATCACTTGtaaatatctaataatataTTGACTGAGactgaaatattttttaagttgaATATGTAATTAAACTATAGATTGCATGTGCATTCAAGGAAGTTTATGTGATTATCTCATTGAATAATCCAAATTAACTGACTACAAGCACTCACCTCAGCATAATCAATCTGTCCACCAGCCTCAGTAACACATTGGACCACTAAGTTTCTCAACTTCTCACAATGCACCTGACCATCTTCTACTGCTGATTTAACTTTTAACAAAGATTTATTTATAGATAGTGCCTGCAATGGATTGAAAGGGGTGGCAAAAGTTTTGCTAGTTACAGGTATGAGGATAACGATATTAACAATTTTATAAGGTGTAGTGAAGTTAGAAATCTCAAGGATAACATGTTAAAGATTTTATGATCCCAGTGTTACGATTATCATTACTATCGTCACATGTGCTTTATGTTAAATACCACGACTAACTTGAACTAATTAAAGCATAcatatttgaataaaataaaatcatacaTTTTGCCTCTCTTTCGTAGAAAGCCGCACATTACGCGAACTCATTGCCAGGCCATCATTCTCACGTGTTATTTcggaaccaacaattttaatgGAAAAATCAAGATCTCGAACCTACAAGAAATTAATCAGTTAGTCTGTAAGAAGTATGAATCAATATCTAATTACAGGGGCGAGAGTAGAGCATCGAACTAATCTAGCAGACAATATTTTCTTCAAGAGTGTTTAACCTCCCAAATCAAAGTGATACTATTCACTTGGTAGAAATTATTAGCTGGGACAAGGAAAACTTTCTTCAATCAATTGGCATAACTATCATGTAAAATGATTTTAGATCCCTGCTTATTTAACAAAGTTTGTCTTTCTAAACAAAATAACAATGTGATATGATTAATCATGCAGATCAGATAATTCCCAATGCATACAAAACCTGAAAACCACTGTCAACCCATGTATTGGGTAAAGAACAACAATATAACTTATCTTAGAGATACCGGGcaactaaataaaatataacacaATTAAATTATCATAGTTGGGTATCTAATACGCAGTCATCATTACAGTCCATCTACTTTGTAGCAGGAGCAGATATCAACACTATCGTTAATCACTTAAAATATGTGTAACAGAGTctaatcaaataattaaaatctgtgtgtgtgtgtgcgtGCGCAAAATCAGGAACAAATTAAAACTAGAGGAACTTTCAACATATTATTACCATTCTTTGAATAATTCGCCACTGCTGATAATCTTTTTTTCCAAAGACAGCTACATCAGGCTCCACTATGTTAAATAACTTGGTCACAATGGTAGCAACACCTCTAAAAAAGATAGGTCTGCTATTTCCACAAAGACCCTTTTGAAGATTTTCAACCCTAACCCAAGTTTCATGCCCGAGTCCACCTTGGTCAACACAAGACACCATTTTGTCACCCTCAATTGCAACATTACTATTCTTCTTATCATTTCCATAGTCATACAAATTGTGGGGATGGAAGACAACATCAACACCACCAGGAACAGACATGAGCTTTCGGATATCACCATCAAAGTCAGAAGGGTATGTAGAAAGGTCTTCATTTGGTGAAAATTGCCCCGGGTTTACATAAATTGAAACAGCTATAACATTCGCATGCTTGTGAGCTTCTCTGACAAGGGTAAGGTGGCCCTCATGAAGGTAGCCCATGGTAGGCACAAGTCCGATGACCTTCCCCTGGCATCTCATGGCCCTTGACCATTTCCTCATCTCGTCCTTGTTGGAAATCACCAGTGGCTCTTTGGGTGCCATTGGGATGGTGGTTTGGAAGCAGCCTTGGAGTGATTTGCCCAAGTACCTCAATTAAGTTTGTATTTTCCCCTGTTTCTGAAAAAGATGTGTTTTCAAGTCAAAAGGAAGCAAAAGCATTTGGATAaatgcaaagatgctggagccATTCCATTGCCTGAGATATTTTCATATGTTCCTGAAGTTGTTACAGATCTAAATAGTTTAGATATAAGGCTTGGATAGCATTTATATGTGCCACAATAATCCTCTCGTCATAAGCTAGCTTCTATGATTAAGTCAATACATGCGAAGAGTGTGGAGTCTTGTTGGTAGGCATAGCAAACGGGTTTGTTCTAAGTTCTAACCCAGATTAGATTCTAAACCAGcaacaattaaaggaaaatTTGTGGAAGAGTGGAAATAtagtgaaattaaaaaaaaacgaacTCCATAATTTTATCTTCTAAGAAAGCATACTTTAATAATGTTCATTCCTCTCTAATCTCTATCACATCCTCTATTAATATTAGGCTCAAATTAGGAATACTAGTCCAAAATGTGCGTTATAGGTTCAAATTAAGAATACAATTAGAAGCCATTCCAACAAAGCAAGACCAATTTATAAGTAAatcaataaataattatagaCTAACTGATTACTTGTTATCAACATCACACAATAAAAAAAACGTGCCAGCAGCATCACTCATTGCGTTAACAAATGGAATAATTTGTGCATGTTTCAATTAAAACAACCAACCTTTTAACTTGGAAAGATCTTAATCTCAGCTTTCTCAGCAACGTAGATAAAAAGACCAAATTATACACCGCTGTATAGCATACATACTactaaacaacaacaaaatcaaaataccaaaaataaacgctaaaaacttaaaaaaagcCATTCCTATTTAGTTTCTGGTTTCCTTCTTTCggtttaattttttagtttttatttggTGTTTTTGTTGTTATATCAGGTGCAAGCAGAAACATAATGTTATACCTGCCGGCTGCCGCTACAAGCCTTCAAGGTTGAGAGCCAGAGCAATGAGTTCAGAACTATGATGTGGTTTtttgcaaataaataaaaggcGGTTCAGGGATCACCAACCGCTCTTTGGAAATGGCGGTTTAGAAGCAACCTTGGAGTGATTTGCTGAGTATCTCACATAAGCGTGTATTTGCCCCTATTTCTGAAGAAGATAAGAGTTTTCAAGTCAAAATGTAAGAAAAAGCATCGGGACAAATGCAACGATGCTGGAATCATTCCAATGCCTAAAGATTCTCATATGTTCCTGGAGTTGTTAAAGATTAAAATAACGGCATGGGAATTCTACCATATCCTGATTTTTGAGGGGTTGGCTTGCTATAAAGGagtttttcaaattctttttaaaactttggaatttaaaaaaaaaggttatTGTTATCTGGTTAATTAAAATggaaataaaattcaaaacttgATAAAAGTGTCATATTACTTGTACCATACCATACCATGCAATTTCTAAGGTGCAGACCCAAGCACCCTCAGGTAATccgtttattttaaaatttattatcacAAACAATTACGTACCTACATTGTCAAAGTTTTTTTATTGCAGATGGCTGCTCATAAGGGTAAGCCAAAAATCTTCTGTAGAATTATGGCGGATGGCATTGTGGAAAATGGCGGAAATTGCagattaactaaaaaaatacatatatgcTTAAAAAAATGCAGAAAATTTGTGTaagtaataaattataaaatctaatCAATTTAAACAATTTTTCTACTCATAAGGCATGCAATTAATTcagtagcaaattcaacaaataAACATAGCATCACGTCATAACACACCAAGAAGCATAAGACATAGAACTTAGAGGGAATTGGAGTCAGGGACTGTTGGTTGTCTTGAAGTAGACATAATGAACCTATGTAAATTGAAATAGAGAGGGGAAAGAAAGATGGAAGAAGAGAGATTTATAACACTGAAACGTTGAAACAGGGGAAAGAAAAAAGGAATAGGAAGTAGGAACAGACAGAACGGAAACGAACCAGAGAGAAAGAGGGAACCGGTGGCAAGCAGCAGCGGCGAGCAGCGAATTCGGTTCGAGTTCGACAGAACTGAAGAGAGAACACGAGAGAATGGAAGAGAGGGAAGACGGAGAAGGAGGAAGTTGAGCCGGAACTTGGTGCCCGGCAGCCCAGAGCAAAGAGGGAGAGAGATAGAAGAGTTTTGGGACCGTTAGAGAGGAAGAAGCTGTTTTCTGTAAAAAGGAGGCTGAGGGGGGTGAGTTGTTGCATTTATGGTTTCCTAAACTATCAAAATAACCCTCAAAGTTTAACGAAAATCCTAAAACATCCGCCATTTCTATTGCGGTCCGGCATGGCGCCACCACAATTGTGGCCACCATTTCGCCGCCGTGAAAAATTTGTTGCGCCGAGAACTGTATGGCGGCGGGCATGAATTCTGCCACCCCATAACGCCATGGTGGCGCCATAATCGCAATTTTAAAACATTGCTCAGATTGTTTTCTTTAATACCTATATTTCTATTTCTTGAATATGCATAAATCCCTTTAAGTCTCCAATTCTAAATTTTGCACTGTTGGACACAACACCAAAAGAATTACGAAAATGGTTCTTAATCATCATCTCATTGCCAGGAAATCATTTGAACCCTTGAACCCCTCATCCATCTAAATTCCATACCCTTAATGTTATGCTACATGACATTCAACAGGCTGAACATATAGTAGGAGCAGATACAAAACTAAAAAGAGTGATATTGCACTTtcaaagaaatatatatatgcataatattaatattaatgatATGCATACAATATTGCATCTTCATATGCCAGAAAAAGCTTATTGCATTCAATGAAACCAAAATTACAGGTACAAAGAAATGAAAATTAATAACCTAAGCCAAAGATTGGTGATCATCAACATAGAGTGCTGCCGCGGTAGATATGCCCTTTAAGACATTCCTTGCCTCCTCCCATGTAAAAGTTACAACCTAAAtggaaaatttaaaaacaatatTTCATCGACCAAAGGGAAAGTTGGCATAAATTGTGATAAAGGAATTTAAAAACTTCGTGATGTAACAACAGAACAAATCCCAAAACATTAGAAACTGCAAGTCCACCTGGTTTGCTTGCTGAAAAAAATCGACAAAC
The Arachis stenosperma cultivar V10309 chromosome 7, arast.V10309.gnm1.PFL2, whole genome shotgun sequence genome window above contains:
- the LOC130940947 gene encoding pantoate--beta-alanine ligase-like gives rise to the protein MAPKEPLVISNKDEMRKWSRAMRCQGKVIGLVPTMGYLHEGHLTLVREAHKHANVIAVSIYVNPGQFSPNEDLSTYPSDFDGDIRKLMSVPGGVDVVFHPHNLYDYGNDKKNSNVAIEGDKMVSCVDQGGLGHETWVRVENLQKGLCGNSRPIFFRGVATIVTKLFNIVEPDVAVFGKKDYQQWRIIQRMVRDLDFSIKIVGSEITRENDGLAMSSRNVRLSTKERQNALSINKSLLKVKSAVEDGQVHCEKLRNLVVQCVTEAGGQIDYAEIVDQENLEKVEFINGPVVLCVAAWFGKVRLIDNMEINFKMDVRK